tttgatcttcttttccttaaataagtctctttaacgtttcatataataatggcgtggtgatgaggaactcctttagttttactttgggaagcacttcatctatgttgttggtccttgcttttcatcactttgaatatctcttgctatttccttctagcctgcaatttcttttgaaaaatcagctgacagtcttgttggaacacctttgtaggttactctctccttttctctagatgcttttaagattctttctttatctgtaacctttggcattttaactgtgatgtgtcttggtggggTCCCCTTTGTGTtcaacttgtttaggactctctgtgtttcctggacttgcatgtctatcaccttccccaaattagggaagttttctttcactatttttttcaaataacttttcaatttcttgctctttctcttcttcttctggaaccctATGATTAGAATGTTAGTAAGTTTGAAGTTGTCCTTGAAGCTCCTTagctatccttgttttttttttgaaaatttcttttcgTTTTACTGTTCTgattaattgttttttatattcttatgttccaaatcattgatttgattcttggcttcatccattgcactgttgattccctgtaaatttttctttatttcacttagtgtaaccttcatttctgcctgggtctttttatgttgttgaagtagCCAGTGAATTCCATGAGCaccctaataaccagtgttttgaactgtgcacctgataggttggttatcccattttgtttcattgtttttctggagatttgttctgttctttcatttgggccatatttctttgtctcctcattttggcagcttccctgtatttgtttccgtgtattaggtagaactgctttgactccttgccttagtagcatggcctattgtagaaaagtgcacctgtaagATGGATCCGGTGGGGTGTTAGGTAATTGACAGGGCAtggcaacctgtgtgaaccaggttgatggaatctcagatgttGTGTtgcagctctgtggctctgtgtgggggaaggcTTAGAGAAGGGACAATGGCTGCTGCCTGACCTCTGGAGTTTTCTTTAAGAGGAAGCTATTCCCTGGTACTTGCCTGATGCCAGCCACTACAGGTATttccagtatgccactggtgcccttccagatGCTGCCCTGGTCCttgagcccagagggagtgagtctgtgtaagtcctaagtcagTTTTGGGCCCTTTctgaggagatgcctgagaatcccagtttcttctgccataccccacccccaactggtctttacagccagaaattatacggatttatcttcctggcactggaagcctggactgggtggtctggtggggggctgggatccctcactcctgaggtatctcTCCTGATTCTTATCTCCCATATGTGGGTGTGGGATGCTGTTTCGTGTCTTGACCCCTTctacccatctagatgaatgtgaattatttaattcctgggttgttggacttccacataGCTCatatttctgacagttctgggtgatagttgttttgtagtttagttgtaattgttGCTGTGGATGTGCGAGAaggcgagctgtgtttacctatgcttccatcttgaccagaagaaaaatgaacatttaaaaatgagaagaagaaCTCTGGAGTGGACAACTTTCTTTTAGATCACTTTTTATGCATTAATAAAGAACCTTGGATTACTTTTGTACAGTCAGAGGCTATATATTGAAGTATTCTCAGCAAGTGAGAGATAGTCTCTGGACATATATATTCCACATCATGAGAAGGCTGTATGGTCAGTGATTTATTTGCAGTTTCTTTTTATGACATTGAGCATTTTGGGAATCTAGCCTCTGGaacatacatttattgaagaagccattctgaataaaataaacttaaaagaaataaaaaaatagcttgATTTTCAGCTTTTGGATTATAAGGGACAAATGTTCCTGGGGGCAGAATAGATTAAGGAATCTATAGAAAAGGAAGGAACCATTTATTTGGCAAATTCATAAATGTCACTCATGAGttagatttaaatttaataacTTCTAAAAACATCAATTGTTTCTTACTTCTTTGTGAGAAATACAATCCATTTTACTGTGTCTTTGAATGCATCTTTCACTTGTTTGTTTCGAAGTgtataaatgaatggattaagcaAGGGGGCAACTGAAGTAGTGAGCACAGACACCACTTTATTAATGGCCACTCCTTCCTTTGCTGAAGGTTTGATATAGATGAAGATGCAGCTGCCGTAGGTGATGGAAACCACAATCATATGAGAAGAGCAGGTAGAAAaggcttttttcctttgttgggCAGAAGGGAATCTTAGAATGGTCTTGGCAATGTATGTGTAGGAAAGAACTACACACACTAAGGTAATAATGAGTGTCAGCACAGCAAAACTCAGCACAACTCTTTCTATTAACACTGTGTCTGAACAggttatttgtaaaataggaGATGCATCACAGCCAAAATGGTCAATCACATTTGAATCACAGAATTCCAGCTGGAGGCCCATGCCTAGAGGTGGGAGGATAATCAACAGGCCAGCAAGCCAACAGCTGAGAACAAGTGTAGAGCAGACTTTGTCGCTCATGATGGTTGTGTAGTGCAGGGGCTTACAAATGGCCACGTAGCGATCATAGGACATGGCcgcaagaagaaaaaattctgttGCTGCAAAGaggacaacaaaaaataactGGGTGGCACAAGCATTATAGGTAACAGTATTATCTCTAGTTAGGAGAGTATACAGGAATCTGGGAATACAGACAGTGGTGAATGAAACTTCTAAGAAAGAGAAATTTCGGAGGAAAAAATACATGGGAGTTTTAAGATGGGAATCCAAAAGTGTCAGGGTAATGATGACGAGGTTCCCAGCTACACTCAACATGTAAgtgagaaacaaaaatacaaaaagcagaAGTTGTAGTTTTGGGTCATCTGTCAATCCCAGCAGGATGAATGTTGTTATTGCTGTATGATTTCTCATCACTCCCTTGTGCCAAGTCAAGTATAATTCCTCCTGAAGAAAGAAGTGTCATAAGAAGCTAGCACTGAAACCCAAGTGAAAATACACCCAGCAAGGGAACTCACTAGtactttcttcttttgcttaataACCAATTTGTTAATGTGTGCCTTTGATATCTTACTAGGAGACATTTATTGGAAATATCTAATACAGCTCTAGTGCTTATAATTCTCTGATTAGAAAGCacatttatagccctggctggtgtggctcagtggcttgagtgtcagcctgtgaaccaaaaggtcaccagtttgattctcactCAAGACACATGCATGAgctgcgggccagatccccagttggtggtatgcgagaggcaactgattgatgattctcttagcacatcaatgtttctctccctctctttcgccctcccttcctttctctctaaaaataaaaataaataaataaataaataaataaataaataacatctctttcaaaaaagaaagcacatttaCCTGTTGTGGAAGAAATGTCATTTCTGAAgtttcttcctcccatccttaTTCTTCTTTACTTTTCCACACCATACTGTAACGTTCCATTTTAAAACCAAGAAGGATCTGTTAACtagtaattttgtgtttttaaagtaaaacattttttggtAGCAATATTAGGATCACAACAAAACTGGGGGGAAGGCACAGAGAGTTCCTGTACCCCTCCTGTGGCCACACAGACACAACCTCCTCCAGTGTCAACAGCCTCCCCCAGTGCAGTGCATTTGTTACAACTGGTAAACCTGCATTGACAAATCAAAGTCCATAACTTATGTTGTGGTTTACTTTCGGCGTTGCACATCCTATGGTTTTGGACAAATGTTTAATTAGTATTTTATGTTGATCCTCTTATGTTGTTATGCTAAATTTTAATAGCAGCACATTCATTTTAAAGTGTTAGTTCTGCTCTTTGTAGTTCAAATTATCTCTCAATTGGGAGATAAAGAGTTTAAAAGAAGAAgatatatctttgttttttcatcctGTATTTAAGCAAATAAAAGTACTCTAAGCCAGGTTTGGGACTGCTTATGCAGAGGGTTTTCTGAAGTGATATAAAGAAAAGTGTTCTGGAACCTGAATATAAACTGCACTTAGCCCTGTTCTGGAGCTTTGGGTGGTGGATGGTGCCTGGGGGGACTGATCTGTAGTGTATGCTTTCATTGGCAGCCTGGTCAATCCTGTGCTCTGCAGAACTCAACCATCAGAATCTGTCTCATAATGTATCCAAGTGCCTTTTTTGAGTAATTGCTGCTGCTCCCCTCCTCAAgtcacctctcctcctcctcatttacCAACTAGCTGTGTTCTCTGGGTTTTGATATAGTGACTTGCCCAAGCAACGTCCAGAAACAACATCCAGAAACAAGTGGACACACATGAACCAATCTTTGTAGACAAATTGTAAAGTACCTTACTTTTCTCATTGATATTTATCTCTGCCCATTTCAGTAGCTCCCAAGAGATTTAAGCCTCCCTGTACTCTAATTTACATTTTCTCAGGAATCCCATTACATAGAGGCTAGGAAAATACCCCTCTCTTTCATGTTAAAACCTACCCTCATCGAGATTCATATTTCAAGCAGCTACTCCTAGGTATCCATCTGTAAAAGAAGACCTGGTAAATGCATTCTCACTGGGGATATCAATAGTTGATAATAACTCAATCTATTGGCCTAAGCCTCTGTGTTTTATTGGGAGGATTCAATGTTAAATAGGAAAACTTAGTCATAAGGGTTTGTAGGAATACAATACATACTTCTCCATGGGaagaaaaactaatttatttttttaactttatttatttatgttttagagagggaagggagggagatatatatatagagagaaacatcaatgtgtggttgctgggggtcatggcctgcaacccaggcatgtaccctgactgggaatcgaacctgcgacactttggttcacagcccgcgctcaatccactgagctacgccagccagggctgaaaaacgAATTTCTTATGTGTAAACAATTGCTCCAATTGTATGAGTTAtgaatagagaataaaaaatatattagggTATTCTTTCCTGTTGCTCAAGTAAATTATCTAcaattattcattcaaaaaatatttaataggcatgtattatttaaaaatcataacacCAGAAATCCcacatatgacttcactcatatgtgggatataaaactgaaagcaacaaatgagcaaacaagaaaaacaaacaaaagtcataggcacagacaacagtatggtggttatcaCAGGGAAGGGGTAAAGGTGGGATGGTAC
The sequence above is a segment of the Phyllostomus discolor isolate MPI-MPIP mPhyDis1 chromosome 2, mPhyDis1.pri.v3, whole genome shotgun sequence genome. Coding sequences within it:
- the LOC114513241 gene encoding olfactory receptor 6C2-like, with protein sequence MREELYLTWHKGVMRNHTAITTFILLGLTDDPKLQLLLFVFLFLTYMLSVAGNLVIITLTLLDSHLKTPMYFFLRNFSFLEVSFTTVCIPRFLYTLLTRDNTVTYNACATQLFFVVLFAATEFFLLAAMSYDRYVAICKPLHYTTIMSDKVCSTLVLSCWLAGLLIILPPLGMGLQLEFCDSNVIDHFGCDASPILQITCSDTVLIERVVLSFAVLTLIITLVCVVLSYTYIAKTILRFPSAQQRKKAFSTCSSHMIVVSITYGSCIFIYIKPSAKEGVAINKVVSVLTTSVAPLLNPFIYTLRNKQVKDAFKDTVKWIVFLTKK